A stretch of Astyanax mexicanus isolate ESR-SI-001 chromosome 21, AstMex3_surface, whole genome shotgun sequence DNA encodes these proteins:
- the LOC103042013 gene encoding toll-like receptor 13: MKTMTTMPSLNFHKPVQSKYLFLVLALNILFSLTLTHGYSLKDCTVKGSLNSTNLKVLCYKRQLQAVPDSIPSRSRALDISYNKISLIKRNDLRDLSNLQHLNISKNMIVEVEDGAFRGLAALEELNLEFNKLKTISDGLFQNLFNLTFLRLNENRISEISSSAFLPLRSLVMLNLSGNHLHSIHKAQPAFLMPNIQELHIGKNGFASFESLQVSNTSIQLKALDLSHNPLQLFRITADIFPHLETLDLALINTSIKWEVQNKDYFRNVNRLNISGIQLATEETKELLRTFNSTLDNLRLYYFGEEKAKSLVKDACLITSLTSLRLESNGINSISENELKHCKNLILLDLAENHLTNISPLTFKSMGKLNTLSLTHNKLKKVPKAIRNLSCLKVLDLGYNSITTVACSDLTNLTGLITLHIYRNPLSSVEHCAFQDLQNLKVLLIGSARLFTLKGYFMRGLQSLQRLDTSHNKLSTIQKGIFKGLLNLTHLEFQDNQIQILEEGAFEGLDNLIILDLQSNKLTKSSISASIFSGLPNLKELVLNNNRISYTSQSSLSVPPFKNLNSLHSLIIFSQGTDGMKYFPSNLLEGLANLKKLWAGNININSLHPETFTYTPNLWLVDFSKNNLISISADIFQPLKKLSALTMIQTGIQSLDFVIQANINEVQVLLVRKNSIAVINENLINAFSKLSHLDLQGNEFSCDCDNAWFIDWAVHNNDTQVLSLDKFTCNYPSNLRGSRLLDLDRDSCIVNVGLLCFISTTFFILLTLLSSFLYHFLKWQIVYTYYLFLAFLYDKKQQHNQNETVQRFQYDAFISYNTHDELWVMKELLPKLEGEQGWRLCLHHRDFQPGKPIVDNIVEGIYSSRKTICVISRHYLESEWCSREIQVASFRLFDEKKDILILVFLEDIQPQHLSPYYRMRSLIKKRTYLSWPKPGIDTQVFWQKLRAALEITGSSKN, translated from the coding sequence ATGAAAACCATGACAACCATGCCAAGTTTAAATTTTCATAAACCAGTACAATCTAAATACCTTTTCTTGGTACTGGCATTGAATATACTTTTCAGTCTGACACTGACACATGGATATTCACTGAAGGACTGCACTGTCAAAGGTTCATTAAATTCCACAAATTTGAAAGTACTCTGCTACAAAAGGCAGCTTCAGGCTGTACCCGACAGCATACCATCTAGATCAAGAGCGCTGGACATTTCCTACAACAAGATATCATTGATAAAAAGGAATGATTTGAGAGATTTATCCAATCTTCAACACCTAAATATTAGTAAAAACATGATTGTGGAAGTGGAGGACGGGGCTTTCAGAGGACTAGCTGCTTTGGAGGAATTGAATCTTGAGTTCAACAAACTCAAAACGATCTCAGATGGACTCTTCCAGAACCTGTTTAACCTCACTTTCCTTCGACTGAATGAAAACCGCATTTCAGAAATAAGTTCTTCTGCTTTTCTTCCTCTTCGCAGTTTGGTAATGCTGAACTTGTCAGGAAACCATCTACATTCCATACATAAAGCCCAGCCTGCCTTTCTGATGCCTAATATTCAGGAACTGCACATCGGGAAAAATGGGTTTGCCTCTTTTGAATCATTGCAAGTTTCAAACACATCCATACAACTGAAAGCCCTGGATCTGTCCCACAATCCTTTGCAGTTGTTTAGAATAACAGCTGACATCTTTCCTCACCTTGAAACTTTAGACCTGGCATTGATTAACACCAGCATTAAGTGGGAAGTGCAGAACAAAGACTACTTCAGAAATGTCAACAGACTTAACATAAGTGGAATACAACTGGCAACAGAAGAAACAAAAGAATTGCTGCGAACCTTCAACTCTACACTGGACAATCTTAGACTTTACTACTTTGGAGAAGAGAAGGCAAAATCTCTTGTTAAGGATGCTTGCCTGATTACTTCCCTAACATCTCTTCGTTTGGAGTCCAATGGCATTAATTCTATATCAGAGAATGAGCTAAAACACTGCAAAAACCTGATACTATTGGACTTAGCAGAAAACCATCTGACTAACATTTCACCACTAACGTTTAAATCAATGGGTAAACTCAATACCCTGAGTCTTACCCATAATAAATTGAAGAAAGTTCCAAAGGCCATTAGAAACCTTTCCTGTTTAAAAGTCTTAGATCTCGGCTACAATTCCATTACGACTGTAGCTTGTTCGGATTTGACCAATCTAACAGGATTAATAACATTGCATATTTATAGAAATCCTCTGTCATCAGTGGAACACTGTGCTTTTCAAGACCTTCAGAATTTGAAAGTACTTTTGATTGGTTCAGCTAGACTCTTCACTTTAAAAGGTTATTTTATGAGGGGTCTCCAGAGTCTGCAGCGCTTAGATACATCTCACAACAAGCTAAGCACCATCCAAAAAGGCATTTTTAAGGGTTTGCTAAATCTTACACATCTAGAGTTTCAAGATAACCAGATACAAATTCTTGAGGAAGGTGCTTTCGAAGGATTAGACAATCTGATTATACTGGATTTGCAATCAAACAAGCTCACAAAATCTTCAATAAGTGCTTCAATTTTCTCTGGACTTCCAAATCTAAAGGAACTGGTTTTAAATAACAATCGCATTTCGTACACAAGCCAGAGCAGCCTCAGTGTTCCGCCTTTTAAAAATCTGAATTCTTTACATTCTCTGATCATTTTTAGTCAGGGCACAGATGGTATGAAATATTTTCCTTCCAATCTTCTGGAAGGATTGGCAAACTTAAAGAAACTCTGGGCTGGCAATATTAACATAAACTCTCTACATCCTGAAACCTTTACTTACACCCCGAATCTGTGGTTAGTGGATTTTAGCAAAAACAACTTGATATCAATCTCAGCAGACATATTTCAGCCACTCAAAAAACTCAGCGCTCTCACCATGATTCAGACAGGAATTCAATCACTGGACTTTGTTATTCAAGCAAACATTAATGAAGTACAAGTTCTCTTGGTTCGAAAGAATTCTATTGCTGTCATCAATGAGAATTTGATCAACGCCTTTTCAAAGTTGTCCCATCTGGACCTACAAGGCAATGAATTTTCCTGCGACTGTGACAATGCCTGGTTTATCGACTGGGCAGTTCACAACAATGACACACAAGTTTTAAGCCTGGACAAGTTCACATGCAACTACCCATCCAATCTGAGAGGAAGTCGACTTCTAGATCTCGACAGAGACTCATGCATTGTTAATGTGGGGCTGTTGTGCTTTATCTCCACTACCTTTTTCATACTTTTGACTCTGCTCAGTTCGTTCCTCTACCACTTTCTGAAATGGCAGATTGTATACACCTACTATCTGTTTCTGGCTTTTCTTTATGACAAAAAACAACAGCACAACCAGAACGAAACAGTACAAAGATTCCAGTACGATGCTTTCATTTCCTACAACACCCATGATGAACTCTGGGTAATGAAGGAGCTGTTACCAAAGCTGGAGGGAGAGCAGGGCTGGAGGTTGTGTTTGCACCACAGAGACTTCCAGCCAGGTAAACCAATCGTGGATAACATTGTGGAGGGCATCTACAGCAGCCGTAAGACCATCTGCGTGATCAGTCGCCACTACCTGGAGAGCGAGTGGTGTTCCAGAGAAATCCAGGTGGCCAGTTTCCGACTCTTTGACGAGAAGAAGGACATTCTTATTTTAGTGTTCCTGGAGGACATTCAGCCCCAGCATCTGTCTCCATATTACAGGATGAGGAGTCTAATAAAGAAGCGTACCTACCTCAGCTGGCCCAAACCTGGAATAGACACTCAGGTCTTCTGGCAGAAGCTAAGAGCAGCTTTGGAGATTACAGGGAGCTCTAAAAATTGA